One genomic region from Populus nigra chromosome 8, ddPopNigr1.1, whole genome shotgun sequence encodes:
- the LOC133700622 gene encoding uncharacterized protein LOC133700622, whose translation MKLGLSRACFYSSCSASIFSSSIPSLTTIKPKIPLFLRPLTYSVTSSDLQKWHGWAKSLASSVGSSFVESDNGPDSTLLCRELNWLLEDSLESRSSSSCFSFAACKYDTFDGIENVMLRISLDDLYQLWKQRVEERRPFQYIVGCEHWRDLVLSVQEGVLIPRPETELIVDLVSDAVSNNQELGQGLWADVGTGSGAIAIGISKILRSYGRVIATDLSPVAVSVAMFNVQRYGLQHVTEVRQGSWFEPLKDVEGQLVGIVSNPPYIPSDNISGLQAEVGRHEPRLALDGGASGIDYLLHLCNGAAAMLKPGGFFAFETNGEKQCKFLVDYMQNDIAGSFCNLNIVSDFAGIQRFVTGFRQ comes from the coding sequence CTTTTTGAGGCCGCTCACTTATTCAGTAACTTCATCAGACCTTCAAAAATGGCATGGATGGGCAAAAAGTCTTGCCTCCTCCGTTGGGTCGTCTTTTGTGGAATCTGATAATGGCCCTGACTCCACTCTTCTGTGCCGGGAGCTAAATTGGCTCCTAGAGGACTCACTTGAAAGCCGCTCCTCCTCCTCATGCTTTTCCTTTGCCGCTTGTAAATATGATACTTTTGATGGAATTGAGAATGTCATGTTAAGAATAAGTTTGGATGATCTTTACCAGTTATGGAAGCAGAGGGTTGAAGAGAGGAGGCCTTTCCAGTATATAGTAGGGTGTGAGCACTGGAGGGACTTGGTGCTGAGCGTGCAAGAAGGGGTCTTGATTCCAAGGCCAGAGACAGAATTGATCGTTGATCTAGTGAGCGATGCGGTTTCCAATAATCAAGAATTGGGACAAGGGTTGTGGGCAGATGTAGGTACTGGTAGCGGTGCTATTGCTATAGGTATTAGCAAGATTTTGAGGAGTTATGGGAGAGTTATTGCCACAGATTTAAGCCCAGTCGCGGTTTCGGTGGCAATGTTTAATGTGCAAAGGTATGGCCTTCAGCATGTGACTGAAGTAAGGCAAGGATCTTGGTTTGAGCCGTTAAAGGATGTTGAAGGACAACTTGTAGGTATTGTGAGTAATCCACCATACATACCTAGTGACAATATCTCTGGACTACAAGCTGAAGTTGGTAGACATGAACCAAGACTCGCGTTAGATGGTGGTGCGAGTGGCATAGattatcttcttcatctttGCAATGGGGCTGCTGCAATGTTGAAACCTGGTGgattttttgcttttgaaaCCAACGGGGAGAAGCAATGCAAGTTTCTTGTAGATTACATGCAAAATGACATTGCAGGAAGCTTTTGTAATTTGAACATTGTGTCTGATTTTGCTGGTATCCAAAGATTTGTGACTGGGTTCCGTCAATGA